A genomic segment from Corvus hawaiiensis isolate bCorHaw1 chromosome 37, bCorHaw1.pri.cur, whole genome shotgun sequence encodes:
- the LOC125319221 gene encoding toll-like receptor 13 isoform X2 — protein MGILAFWIFPECVRMCTPLLVMLVTLVMVPGGVFPYGFRNCIQAPWDPGLFRCIQRFLSTVEAAVGDLPSTATSLNLSVNTLRQVPPGAFAHLPWLYTLDLTHNQLELLAPGAFWGLSALAHLDLAHNNMSVLATGVFIGLGNLSTLRLDHNPLQKVAPRAFWPLATLSMLWLRGGWLSALEPVAMAVGHLTHLDLLDLCGNMLSTLGPGLPPTLRVLHLCNNSLGALSGATPGVMPPGLRVLDLSYNNISDPAPLAHLCLHNLTHLYLAGNPLDVEQLLHMAGVSPRHVDVSGLQVGKRGLEYLCQQLTGPRLQRLRLQHVGLTAMPDGALAKCPVLSALDVSGNRLRHLGCVGRLLTQAQRAALGELVAEHNLLQRLPSCHGTPVLHQLHNVSLRFNRILVAGAGAFDNAPALRQLRLDVNGLARLDRAALRGLHDLRHLRLDNNLLTDLLPGSFADLHQLEDLNLRNNRVAVLFPGAFKGLDHLQTLDLGGNNLRHLAAMAFQGLPRLYRLYLDRNRLLEVSAAAFQPVQVTLGVLDLRANALRYLSRHLRQPPPFRYLQNLYDLKLQAQQPYGMRVVPQRFFQGLSALRSLYLSQNSLSAIPADAFDDLAQLQYLTLADSNGGMGHLPAGIFKNLSQLRSLNLESAGLRSLGPEVFGNLTQLKELRLAKNELRALDMTLATCLPALRYLDLRKCPLSCSCANAWLPGWLARGPVQVVYLYNYTCGETGGASAYLHCFDTRVCYLGMGLYLFAGTAPAVLLLLVLPLLHHRGYWRLRYQLFLLHAWARGRWRREQRHYTYDTFVSYNSGDERWVLEELVPELERGALRLCLHHRDFRPGRAIVDNIVDAVYNSRHTVCVVSRGYLRSEWCSLEIQMASYRLFDELRDVLVLVFLEDIPEAELSAFHHMRRVLLRRTHLRWPPEPPAQPLFWAKLRCALSGGDEEEEERERGGREEGCPGASGSPGEVLPQESNFLAQNHHFLSGEGALWSGNDGSKEEEEKEEKKGGARREVALR, from the exons ATGGGGATCCTGGCATTCTG GATCTTCCCAGAGTGTGTCAGGATGTGCACCCCGCTGCTGGTGATGCTGGTGACATTGGTGATGGTGCCTGGAGGGGTCTTTCCCTATGGCTTCCGCAACTGCATCCAAGCGCCATGGGACCCTGGGCTGTTCCGCTGCATCCAGCGCTTCCTGAGCACCGTGGAGGCTGCAGTGGGTGACCTCCCCTCCACTGCCACATCCCTCAACCTCTCCGTCAACACCTTGCGCCAGGTGCCCCCCGGTGCCTTTGCCCACCTGCCGTGGCTCTATACCCTTGATTTGACCCACAACCAGCTGGAACTCCTGGCCCCAGGGGCTTTCTGGGGGCTGTCAGCACTGGCACACCTAGACCTGGCCCACAACAACATGTCTGTGCTGGCCACAGGTGTGTTCATTGGGCTGGGTAATCTGAGCACACTGCGGCTGGACCACAACCCACTGCAGAAGGTGGCCCCCAGGGCTTTCTGGCCTCTGGCCACACTCAGCATGCTCTGGCTTCGGGGCGGCTGGCTCAGTGCGCTGGAGCCTGTGGCCATGGCCGTGGGGCATCTGACACACCTGGACCTGCTCGACCTGTGTGGCAACATGCTGTCGACACTGGGCCCAGGGCTGCCGCCCACGCTGAGGGTCCTGCACCTCTGCAACAACTCCCTAGGAGCTCTTTCAGGGGCAACCCCTGGGGTGATGCCCCCAGGGCTGCGTGTGCTCGACCTGTCCTACAACAACATCTCGGACCCTGCACCGCTCGCTCACCTGTGCCTGCACAACCTGACACACCTGTACCTGGCTGGGAACCCACTGGAcgtggagcagctgctgcacatgGCTGGAGTCTCCCCACGCCATGTGGACGTGTCAGGGCTGCAGGTGGGCAAAAGGGGCTTGGAGtacctgtgccagcagctgacAGGGCCACGGCTGCAGAGGCTGCGGCTGCAGCATGTGGGGCTCACAGCAATGCCCGATGGAGCTCTGGCCAAGTGTCCGGTGCTGAGCGCCCTGGACGTGTCTGGCAACCGGCTGCGGCACTTGGGCTGCGTAGGGCGGCTGCTGACCCAGGCACAGCGCGCAGCACTGGGCGAGCTGGTGGCTGAGCACAACCTGCTGCAGCGGCTGCCATCATGCCATGGGACCCCGGTTCTGCACCAGCTCCACAATGTGTCCCTGCGCTTCAACCGCATCCTAGTGGCTGGTGCGGGTGCCTTTGATAATGCACCAGCGCTGCGGCAGCTGCGGCTGGACGTGAATGGGCTGGCACGGCTGGACCGCGCAGCGCTGCGTGGACTCCACGACCTGCGGCACCTGCGCCTTGACAACAACCTGCTCACCGACCTCCTGCCCGGCTCCTTTGCTGACCTGCACCAGCTGGAAGACCTCAACCTGCGCAACAACCGAGTGGCTGTGCTCTTCCCTGGTGCCTTCAAGGGGCTTGACCACCTGCAGACCCTTGACCTGGGTGGGAACAACCTGCGGCACTTGGCAGCCATGGCGTTCCAGGGCCTCCCGCGGCTTTACCGGCTCTACCTGGACCGCAACCGGCTGCTGGAGGTGAGCGCGGCAGCATTCCAGCCGGTGCAGGTGACACTGGGCGTGCTGGACCTGCGCGCCAACGCGCTGCGCTACCTGAGCCGACACCTGCGTCAGCCGCCACCTTTCCGCTACCTGCAGAACCTCTATGACCTgaagctgcaggcacagcagccctATGGGATGCGCGTGGTGCCGCAACGCTTCTTCCAGGGCCTCAGTGCCTTGCGCTCGCTCTACCTGTCACAGAATTCGCTCTCGGCCATCCCCGCCGATGCCTTCGATGACCTGGCGCAGCTGCAGTACCTGACACTGGCTGACAGCAATGGCGGGATGGGCCACCTGCCCGCCGGCATCTTCAAGAACCTGAGCCAACTGCGCAGCTTGAACCTGGAGAGTGCAGGATTGCGCAGCCTCGGCCCTGAGGTCTTTGGCAACCTGACGCAACTGAAGGAGCTGCGCCTGGCCAAAAACGAGCTGCGTGCACTGGATATGACTCTGGCCACGTGCCTGCCCGCCCTGCGCTACCTGGACCTGCGCAAGTGCCCGCTGAGTTGCAGCTGTGCCAATGCCTGGCTGCCTGGCTGGCTGGCACGTGGGCCTGTGCAGGTGGTCTACCTGTATAACTACACCTGTGGTGAGACGGGTGGCGCCTCCGCATACCTGCACTGTTTTGACACGCGTGTGTGCTACCTGGGTATGGGGCTGTACCTGTTTGCAGGGACAGCAccggctgtgctgctgctgctggtgctgccactgctgcaccaCCGTGGGTACTGGCGGCTGCGCTAccagctgttcctgctgcatGCGTGGGCACGCGGGCGCtggcggcgggagcagcggcaCTACACCTACGACACCTTTGTGTCCTACAACTCCGGGGATGAGCGGtgggtgctggaggagctggtgcCTGAGCTGGAGCGCGGAGCCCTGCGTCTCTGCCTGCACCACCGTGACTTTCGCCCTGGCCGCGCCATAGTGGACAACATTGTGGACGCTGTGTACAACAGCCGGCACACAGTGTGCGTGGTGAGCCGTGGGTACCTACGCAGCGAGTGGTGCTCACTGGAGATCCAGATGGCCAGCTATCGCCTCTTTGATGAGCTGCGTGATGTCCTTGTCCTCGTGTTCCTCGAGGACATCCCTGAGGCTGAGCTCTCAGCCTTCCACCACATGCGTCGTGTGCTGCTGCGGCGCACACACCTGCGTTGGCCCCCGGAgccccctgcacagcccctgttCTGGGCAAAGCTCAGGTGTGCCCTGAGTGGGggagacgaggaggaggaggagagggagagggggggcagggaggaagggtgCCCTGGTGCATCTGGGAGCCCTGGGGAAGTTCTCCCTCAGGAAAGCAACTTTCTGGCCCAAAATCACCATTTTTTATCTGGGGAAGGTGCCCTGTGGAGTGGGAATGATGGCagcaaggaggaagaggagaaggaggagaagaagggggGGGCAAGGAGAGAGGTTGCCCTGAGATGA
- the LOC125319221 gene encoding toll-like receptor 13 isoform X4 produces the protein MCCSHCCPLWLVMLVTLVMVPGGVFPYGFRNCIQAPWDPGLFRCIQRFLSTVEAAVGDLPSTATSLNLSVNTLRQVPPGAFAHLPWLYTLDLTHNQLELLAPGAFWGLSALAHLDLAHNNMSVLATGVFIGLGNLSTLRLDHNPLQKVAPRAFWPLATLSMLWLRGGWLSALEPVAMAVGHLTHLDLLDLCGNMLSTLGPGLPPTLRVLHLCNNSLGALSGATPGVMPPGLRVLDLSYNNISDPAPLAHLCLHNLTHLYLAGNPLDVEQLLHMAGVSPRHVDVSGLQVGKRGLEYLCQQLTGPRLQRLRLQHVGLTAMPDGALAKCPVLSALDVSGNRLRHLGCVGRLLTQAQRAALGELVAEHNLLQRLPSCHGTPVLHQLHNVSLRFNRILVAGAGAFDNAPALRQLRLDVNGLARLDRAALRGLHDLRHLRLDNNLLTDLLPGSFADLHQLEDLNLRNNRVAVLFPGAFKGLDHLQTLDLGGNNLRHLAAMAFQGLPRLYRLYLDRNRLLEVSAAAFQPVQVTLGVLDLRANALRYLSRHLRQPPPFRYLQNLYDLKLQAQQPYGMRVVPQRFFQGLSALRSLYLSQNSLSAIPADAFDDLAQLQYLTLADSNGGMGHLPAGIFKNLSQLRSLNLESAGLRSLGPEVFGNLTQLKELRLAKNELRALDMTLATCLPALRYLDLRKCPLSCSCANAWLPGWLARGPVQVVYLYNYTCGETGGASAYLHCFDTRVCYLGMGLYLFAGTAPAVLLLLVLPLLHHRGYWRLRYQLFLLHAWARGRWRREQRHYTYDTFVSYNSGDERWVLEELVPELERGALRLCLHHRDFRPGRAIVDNIVDAVYNSRHTVCVVSRGYLRSEWCSLEIQMASYRLFDELRDVLVLVFLEDIPEAELSAFHHMRRVLLRRTHLRWPPEPPAQPLFWAKLRCALSGGDEEEEERERGGREEGCPGASGSPGEVLPQESNFLAQNHHFLSGEGALWSGNDGSKEEEEKEEKKGGARREVALR, from the exons atgtgttgttcccattg CTGCCCCCTGTG GCTGGTGATGCTGGTGACATTGGTGATGGTGCCTGGAGGGGTCTTTCCCTATGGCTTCCGCAACTGCATCCAAGCGCCATGGGACCCTGGGCTGTTCCGCTGCATCCAGCGCTTCCTGAGCACCGTGGAGGCTGCAGTGGGTGACCTCCCCTCCACTGCCACATCCCTCAACCTCTCCGTCAACACCTTGCGCCAGGTGCCCCCCGGTGCCTTTGCCCACCTGCCGTGGCTCTATACCCTTGATTTGACCCACAACCAGCTGGAACTCCTGGCCCCAGGGGCTTTCTGGGGGCTGTCAGCACTGGCACACCTAGACCTGGCCCACAACAACATGTCTGTGCTGGCCACAGGTGTGTTCATTGGGCTGGGTAATCTGAGCACACTGCGGCTGGACCACAACCCACTGCAGAAGGTGGCCCCCAGGGCTTTCTGGCCTCTGGCCACACTCAGCATGCTCTGGCTTCGGGGCGGCTGGCTCAGTGCGCTGGAGCCTGTGGCCATGGCCGTGGGGCATCTGACACACCTGGACCTGCTCGACCTGTGTGGCAACATGCTGTCGACACTGGGCCCAGGGCTGCCGCCCACGCTGAGGGTCCTGCACCTCTGCAACAACTCCCTAGGAGCTCTTTCAGGGGCAACCCCTGGGGTGATGCCCCCAGGGCTGCGTGTGCTCGACCTGTCCTACAACAACATCTCGGACCCTGCACCGCTCGCTCACCTGTGCCTGCACAACCTGACACACCTGTACCTGGCTGGGAACCCACTGGAcgtggagcagctgctgcacatgGCTGGAGTCTCCCCACGCCATGTGGACGTGTCAGGGCTGCAGGTGGGCAAAAGGGGCTTGGAGtacctgtgccagcagctgacAGGGCCACGGCTGCAGAGGCTGCGGCTGCAGCATGTGGGGCTCACAGCAATGCCCGATGGAGCTCTGGCCAAGTGTCCGGTGCTGAGCGCCCTGGACGTGTCTGGCAACCGGCTGCGGCACTTGGGCTGCGTAGGGCGGCTGCTGACCCAGGCACAGCGCGCAGCACTGGGCGAGCTGGTGGCTGAGCACAACCTGCTGCAGCGGCTGCCATCATGCCATGGGACCCCGGTTCTGCACCAGCTCCACAATGTGTCCCTGCGCTTCAACCGCATCCTAGTGGCTGGTGCGGGTGCCTTTGATAATGCACCAGCGCTGCGGCAGCTGCGGCTGGACGTGAATGGGCTGGCACGGCTGGACCGCGCAGCGCTGCGTGGACTCCACGACCTGCGGCACCTGCGCCTTGACAACAACCTGCTCACCGACCTCCTGCCCGGCTCCTTTGCTGACCTGCACCAGCTGGAAGACCTCAACCTGCGCAACAACCGAGTGGCTGTGCTCTTCCCTGGTGCCTTCAAGGGGCTTGACCACCTGCAGACCCTTGACCTGGGTGGGAACAACCTGCGGCACTTGGCAGCCATGGCGTTCCAGGGCCTCCCGCGGCTTTACCGGCTCTACCTGGACCGCAACCGGCTGCTGGAGGTGAGCGCGGCAGCATTCCAGCCGGTGCAGGTGACACTGGGCGTGCTGGACCTGCGCGCCAACGCGCTGCGCTACCTGAGCCGACACCTGCGTCAGCCGCCACCTTTCCGCTACCTGCAGAACCTCTATGACCTgaagctgcaggcacagcagccctATGGGATGCGCGTGGTGCCGCAACGCTTCTTCCAGGGCCTCAGTGCCTTGCGCTCGCTCTACCTGTCACAGAATTCGCTCTCGGCCATCCCCGCCGATGCCTTCGATGACCTGGCGCAGCTGCAGTACCTGACACTGGCTGACAGCAATGGCGGGATGGGCCACCTGCCCGCCGGCATCTTCAAGAACCTGAGCCAACTGCGCAGCTTGAACCTGGAGAGTGCAGGATTGCGCAGCCTCGGCCCTGAGGTCTTTGGCAACCTGACGCAACTGAAGGAGCTGCGCCTGGCCAAAAACGAGCTGCGTGCACTGGATATGACTCTGGCCACGTGCCTGCCCGCCCTGCGCTACCTGGACCTGCGCAAGTGCCCGCTGAGTTGCAGCTGTGCCAATGCCTGGCTGCCTGGCTGGCTGGCACGTGGGCCTGTGCAGGTGGTCTACCTGTATAACTACACCTGTGGTGAGACGGGTGGCGCCTCCGCATACCTGCACTGTTTTGACACGCGTGTGTGCTACCTGGGTATGGGGCTGTACCTGTTTGCAGGGACAGCAccggctgtgctgctgctgctggtgctgccactgctgcaccaCCGTGGGTACTGGCGGCTGCGCTAccagctgttcctgctgcatGCGTGGGCACGCGGGCGCtggcggcgggagcagcggcaCTACACCTACGACACCTTTGTGTCCTACAACTCCGGGGATGAGCGGtgggtgctggaggagctggtgcCTGAGCTGGAGCGCGGAGCCCTGCGTCTCTGCCTGCACCACCGTGACTTTCGCCCTGGCCGCGCCATAGTGGACAACATTGTGGACGCTGTGTACAACAGCCGGCACACAGTGTGCGTGGTGAGCCGTGGGTACCTACGCAGCGAGTGGTGCTCACTGGAGATCCAGATGGCCAGCTATCGCCTCTTTGATGAGCTGCGTGATGTCCTTGTCCTCGTGTTCCTCGAGGACATCCCTGAGGCTGAGCTCTCAGCCTTCCACCACATGCGTCGTGTGCTGCTGCGGCGCACACACCTGCGTTGGCCCCCGGAgccccctgcacagcccctgttCTGGGCAAAGCTCAGGTGTGCCCTGAGTGGGggagacgaggaggaggaggagagggagagggggggcagggaggaagggtgCCCTGGTGCATCTGGGAGCCCTGGGGAAGTTCTCCCTCAGGAAAGCAACTTTCTGGCCCAAAATCACCATTTTTTATCTGGGGAAGGTGCCCTGTGGAGTGGGAATGATGGCagcaaggaggaagaggagaaggaggagaagaagggggGGGCAAGGAGAGAGGTTGCCCTGAGATGA
- the LOC125319221 gene encoding toll-like receptor 13 isoform X1, with the protein MGRWRSLKPLGTGGKGSLGIFPECVRMCTPLLVMLVTLVMVPGGVFPYGFRNCIQAPWDPGLFRCIQRFLSTVEAAVGDLPSTATSLNLSVNTLRQVPPGAFAHLPWLYTLDLTHNQLELLAPGAFWGLSALAHLDLAHNNMSVLATGVFIGLGNLSTLRLDHNPLQKVAPRAFWPLATLSMLWLRGGWLSALEPVAMAVGHLTHLDLLDLCGNMLSTLGPGLPPTLRVLHLCNNSLGALSGATPGVMPPGLRVLDLSYNNISDPAPLAHLCLHNLTHLYLAGNPLDVEQLLHMAGVSPRHVDVSGLQVGKRGLEYLCQQLTGPRLQRLRLQHVGLTAMPDGALAKCPVLSALDVSGNRLRHLGCVGRLLTQAQRAALGELVAEHNLLQRLPSCHGTPVLHQLHNVSLRFNRILVAGAGAFDNAPALRQLRLDVNGLARLDRAALRGLHDLRHLRLDNNLLTDLLPGSFADLHQLEDLNLRNNRVAVLFPGAFKGLDHLQTLDLGGNNLRHLAAMAFQGLPRLYRLYLDRNRLLEVSAAAFQPVQVTLGVLDLRANALRYLSRHLRQPPPFRYLQNLYDLKLQAQQPYGMRVVPQRFFQGLSALRSLYLSQNSLSAIPADAFDDLAQLQYLTLADSNGGMGHLPAGIFKNLSQLRSLNLESAGLRSLGPEVFGNLTQLKELRLAKNELRALDMTLATCLPALRYLDLRKCPLSCSCANAWLPGWLARGPVQVVYLYNYTCGETGGASAYLHCFDTRVCYLGMGLYLFAGTAPAVLLLLVLPLLHHRGYWRLRYQLFLLHAWARGRWRREQRHYTYDTFVSYNSGDERWVLEELVPELERGALRLCLHHRDFRPGRAIVDNIVDAVYNSRHTVCVVSRGYLRSEWCSLEIQMASYRLFDELRDVLVLVFLEDIPEAELSAFHHMRRVLLRRTHLRWPPEPPAQPLFWAKLRCALSGGDEEEEERERGGREEGCPGASGSPGEVLPQESNFLAQNHHFLSGEGALWSGNDGSKEEEEKEEKKGGARREVALR; encoded by the exons ATGGGGAGGTGGAGGTCCCTAAAACCCCTTGGGACTGGGGGCAAGGGGTCCTTGGG GATCTTCCCAGAGTGTGTCAGGATGTGCACCCCGCTGCTGGTGATGCTGGTGACATTGGTGATGGTGCCTGGAGGGGTCTTTCCCTATGGCTTCCGCAACTGCATCCAAGCGCCATGGGACCCTGGGCTGTTCCGCTGCATCCAGCGCTTCCTGAGCACCGTGGAGGCTGCAGTGGGTGACCTCCCCTCCACTGCCACATCCCTCAACCTCTCCGTCAACACCTTGCGCCAGGTGCCCCCCGGTGCCTTTGCCCACCTGCCGTGGCTCTATACCCTTGATTTGACCCACAACCAGCTGGAACTCCTGGCCCCAGGGGCTTTCTGGGGGCTGTCAGCACTGGCACACCTAGACCTGGCCCACAACAACATGTCTGTGCTGGCCACAGGTGTGTTCATTGGGCTGGGTAATCTGAGCACACTGCGGCTGGACCACAACCCACTGCAGAAGGTGGCCCCCAGGGCTTTCTGGCCTCTGGCCACACTCAGCATGCTCTGGCTTCGGGGCGGCTGGCTCAGTGCGCTGGAGCCTGTGGCCATGGCCGTGGGGCATCTGACACACCTGGACCTGCTCGACCTGTGTGGCAACATGCTGTCGACACTGGGCCCAGGGCTGCCGCCCACGCTGAGGGTCCTGCACCTCTGCAACAACTCCCTAGGAGCTCTTTCAGGGGCAACCCCTGGGGTGATGCCCCCAGGGCTGCGTGTGCTCGACCTGTCCTACAACAACATCTCGGACCCTGCACCGCTCGCTCACCTGTGCCTGCACAACCTGACACACCTGTACCTGGCTGGGAACCCACTGGAcgtggagcagctgctgcacatgGCTGGAGTCTCCCCACGCCATGTGGACGTGTCAGGGCTGCAGGTGGGCAAAAGGGGCTTGGAGtacctgtgccagcagctgacAGGGCCACGGCTGCAGAGGCTGCGGCTGCAGCATGTGGGGCTCACAGCAATGCCCGATGGAGCTCTGGCCAAGTGTCCGGTGCTGAGCGCCCTGGACGTGTCTGGCAACCGGCTGCGGCACTTGGGCTGCGTAGGGCGGCTGCTGACCCAGGCACAGCGCGCAGCACTGGGCGAGCTGGTGGCTGAGCACAACCTGCTGCAGCGGCTGCCATCATGCCATGGGACCCCGGTTCTGCACCAGCTCCACAATGTGTCCCTGCGCTTCAACCGCATCCTAGTGGCTGGTGCGGGTGCCTTTGATAATGCACCAGCGCTGCGGCAGCTGCGGCTGGACGTGAATGGGCTGGCACGGCTGGACCGCGCAGCGCTGCGTGGACTCCACGACCTGCGGCACCTGCGCCTTGACAACAACCTGCTCACCGACCTCCTGCCCGGCTCCTTTGCTGACCTGCACCAGCTGGAAGACCTCAACCTGCGCAACAACCGAGTGGCTGTGCTCTTCCCTGGTGCCTTCAAGGGGCTTGACCACCTGCAGACCCTTGACCTGGGTGGGAACAACCTGCGGCACTTGGCAGCCATGGCGTTCCAGGGCCTCCCGCGGCTTTACCGGCTCTACCTGGACCGCAACCGGCTGCTGGAGGTGAGCGCGGCAGCATTCCAGCCGGTGCAGGTGACACTGGGCGTGCTGGACCTGCGCGCCAACGCGCTGCGCTACCTGAGCCGACACCTGCGTCAGCCGCCACCTTTCCGCTACCTGCAGAACCTCTATGACCTgaagctgcaggcacagcagccctATGGGATGCGCGTGGTGCCGCAACGCTTCTTCCAGGGCCTCAGTGCCTTGCGCTCGCTCTACCTGTCACAGAATTCGCTCTCGGCCATCCCCGCCGATGCCTTCGATGACCTGGCGCAGCTGCAGTACCTGACACTGGCTGACAGCAATGGCGGGATGGGCCACCTGCCCGCCGGCATCTTCAAGAACCTGAGCCAACTGCGCAGCTTGAACCTGGAGAGTGCAGGATTGCGCAGCCTCGGCCCTGAGGTCTTTGGCAACCTGACGCAACTGAAGGAGCTGCGCCTGGCCAAAAACGAGCTGCGTGCACTGGATATGACTCTGGCCACGTGCCTGCCCGCCCTGCGCTACCTGGACCTGCGCAAGTGCCCGCTGAGTTGCAGCTGTGCCAATGCCTGGCTGCCTGGCTGGCTGGCACGTGGGCCTGTGCAGGTGGTCTACCTGTATAACTACACCTGTGGTGAGACGGGTGGCGCCTCCGCATACCTGCACTGTTTTGACACGCGTGTGTGCTACCTGGGTATGGGGCTGTACCTGTTTGCAGGGACAGCAccggctgtgctgctgctgctggtgctgccactgctgcaccaCCGTGGGTACTGGCGGCTGCGCTAccagctgttcctgctgcatGCGTGGGCACGCGGGCGCtggcggcgggagcagcggcaCTACACCTACGACACCTTTGTGTCCTACAACTCCGGGGATGAGCGGtgggtgctggaggagctggtgcCTGAGCTGGAGCGCGGAGCCCTGCGTCTCTGCCTGCACCACCGTGACTTTCGCCCTGGCCGCGCCATAGTGGACAACATTGTGGACGCTGTGTACAACAGCCGGCACACAGTGTGCGTGGTGAGCCGTGGGTACCTACGCAGCGAGTGGTGCTCACTGGAGATCCAGATGGCCAGCTATCGCCTCTTTGATGAGCTGCGTGATGTCCTTGTCCTCGTGTTCCTCGAGGACATCCCTGAGGCTGAGCTCTCAGCCTTCCACCACATGCGTCGTGTGCTGCTGCGGCGCACACACCTGCGTTGGCCCCCGGAgccccctgcacagcccctgttCTGGGCAAAGCTCAGGTGTGCCCTGAGTGGGggagacgaggaggaggaggagagggagagggggggcagggaggaagggtgCCCTGGTGCATCTGGGAGCCCTGGGGAAGTTCTCCCTCAGGAAAGCAACTTTCTGGCCCAAAATCACCATTTTTTATCTGGGGAAGGTGCCCTGTGGAGTGGGAATGATGGCagcaaggaggaagaggagaaggaggagaagaagggggGGGCAAGGAGAGAGGTTGCCCTGAGATGA